One window of Microcoleus vaginatus PCC 9802 genomic DNA carries:
- a CDS encoding YggT family protein translates to MSSSIGLLATTLATFLQIYLVLMIFRVLLSWFPNINWYDPPFSILSQLTDPYLNLFRSIIPPLGGIDFSPLIAFFVLQFGSEFLIGLLTSLQTSL, encoded by the coding sequence ATGAGTTCTTCAATAGGCCTTTTGGCAACCACGCTAGCGACATTTCTGCAAATCTATCTAGTCCTGATGATTTTTCGGGTGCTGTTAAGCTGGTTCCCCAATATCAATTGGTACGACCCCCCGTTTTCGATTTTGAGTCAGTTAACAGATCCTTACCTGAATCTATTCCGATCGATTATCCCCCCCTTGGGAGGGATTGACTTTTCGCCACTGATTGCCTTTTTTGTACTTCAGTTCGGCTCGGAATTCTTGATCGGTCTTTTGACCAGCTTGCAAACATCCTTGTAG
- a CDS encoding YkgJ family cysteine cluster protein, with the protein MATWRCVKQCGACCYLDPTERPDLDEYLSEDELSLYLSLVGDDGWCINFDKATRECGIYGDRPRFCRVDSEVFQDMYGVEPAQLNDFAIDCCLEHIEDLYGDRSLEMIRFNSEVGILALPDGVA; encoded by the coding sequence ATGGCTACTTGGCGTTGCGTAAAGCAGTGCGGTGCTTGTTGTTACCTCGACCCAACAGAGCGCCCCGACTTAGACGAGTATTTATCTGAAGACGAATTATCGCTCTATTTGAGCTTAGTTGGAGATGACGGTTGGTGTATCAATTTTGACAAAGCGACCCGAGAATGCGGAATTTACGGCGATCGACCGCGCTTTTGTCGGGTAGACTCAGAGGTGTTTCAGGATATGTACGGCGTTGAGCCGGCCCAATTGAACGATTTCGCGATCGACTGCTGCTTGGAACACATTGAAGACCTTTATGGCGATCGATCTTTGGAAATGATCCGCTTTAACTCTGAAGTCGGAATTCTCGCCTTACCTGACGGTGTTGCATAA
- a CDS encoding photosystem II reaction center protein Ycf12, with product MDFITDLFSGMAGVDYQLIVQVALVAAVVLSGPIVIFLLAARGGDL from the coding sequence ATGGACTTTATAACCGATCTTTTCAGTGGTATGGCTGGTGTAGACTACCAACTCATTGTTCAGGTAGCTTTAGTTGCAGCCGTCGTGCTTTCGGGCCCGATCGTGATTTTTCTGTTGGCAGCTAGAGGCGGCGACCTGTAA
- the recJ gene encoding single-stranded-DNA-specific exonuclease RecJ, translating into MQEIPTSVPPHFHRLPNQRWQIYSPQPQQAEQFAAEIGLSPLLAQVLINRGIDSLKEVQGFIEPESLVLPAPNDEFPDLAASVKLLREAISGGQKIAICGDYDADGMTSTALLLRALRALGANVDYAIPSRMREGYGINDRIVEEFHSEGVALILTVDNGIAAYGPVARARELGVKVIITDHHDLPPKLPPADAILNPKLIAESSPYRGLAGVGVAYVLAITLAIDMQKLGGLVNPLLELFTLGTIADLAPLTGVNRRWVKRGLRLLPHSQLAGIQALIQVAGVQPGSAESPSILNSQNKTNNSLKPEDIGFRLGPRINAVGRLADPQIVIELLTTDDRELALKNAMQCEQINQRRQELCQEIEQEAIAWCEESELDLQQERVLVVVQPGWHHGVIGIVASRLVERYGVPVFIGTFEDEAGENEAVGAVAHKIIRGSARGIPEFNVFDGLNFCADLLTKFGGHKAAGGFSMPAQNLEEFRNQLSIFANQCLQPEHLKPLVAVDVRADLAEINLDLYRQIDALEPCGIENKAPVFWTPNVCITEQKIVGKGGHVKLTATQDGKASASVKAIAWRWGEYFPLPRRVDIAYRLRENSFNGKTSVELELLGVRLPANAATSRPPRLGKVEFDYCDRTYSCSLSPAGSIEELRIRNSQGQVLAVSPGQNIGLLGNSRKDAREVDVSLPFFENLIQTAKHALGI; encoded by the coding sequence GTGCAAGAGATACCGACATCTGTGCCTCCGCATTTTCACCGATTGCCAAACCAACGGTGGCAAATTTATTCGCCTCAACCACAGCAAGCCGAACAGTTTGCCGCAGAAATCGGTTTGTCGCCCTTGCTGGCACAGGTACTGATTAACCGGGGCATCGATTCTCTGAAAGAAGTGCAAGGGTTTATCGAACCGGAATCTCTGGTTTTGCCCGCGCCAAACGATGAGTTTCCAGATTTGGCTGCGAGTGTCAAATTGTTGCGGGAGGCGATTTCGGGAGGGCAAAAAATTGCGATTTGCGGCGACTACGATGCGGACGGGATGACGAGCACCGCTTTGTTGCTGCGAGCTCTGAGGGCTCTGGGGGCGAATGTGGATTATGCTATTCCCAGCCGGATGCGAGAAGGTTATGGGATTAACGATCGCATTGTAGAAGAATTTCACTCGGAAGGTGTCGCTCTCATTCTCACGGTTGACAACGGAATTGCAGCCTACGGCCCGGTTGCCAGAGCGCGAGAACTCGGTGTCAAAGTTATTATTACAGACCACCACGATTTGCCACCAAAACTGCCGCCTGCTGATGCTATTCTCAACCCGAAATTAATCGCGGAATCTTCACCTTATCGCGGTTTGGCGGGCGTAGGCGTTGCTTATGTTTTGGCGATTACTTTGGCAATTGATATGCAGAAACTTGGCGGGTTGGTGAATCCGCTGCTGGAGTTATTTACTTTAGGAACTATTGCGGATTTAGCGCCTTTGACAGGAGTTAATCGGCGCTGGGTGAAGCGGGGTTTGCGGCTGTTGCCTCACTCGCAATTGGCGGGTATTCAGGCTTTGATTCAGGTGGCGGGAGTGCAGCCGGGAAGTGCGGAAAGTCCCTCAATTCTCAACTCGCAAAATAAAACTAATAATTCCTTAAAGCCTGAAGATATTGGTTTTAGGCTCGGGCCCAGGATTAATGCTGTGGGGCGGCTGGCTGACCCTCAAATTGTGATAGAGTTGCTGACTACGGACGATCGCGAATTGGCTCTTAAAAACGCGATGCAGTGCGAACAAATTAATCAGCGCAGGCAGGAGTTGTGCCAGGAAATTGAGCAGGAAGCCATCGCTTGGTGCGAGGAAAGTGAGCTCGACTTGCAGCAAGAACGAGTTTTAGTTGTCGTGCAACCGGGTTGGCACCACGGGGTGATCGGGATTGTAGCTTCTCGGTTGGTGGAACGCTACGGCGTACCTGTGTTTATTGGTACTTTTGAGGATGAGGCTGGCGAAAACGAGGCTGTAGGGGCGGTTGCCCATAAAATTATCAGGGGTTCGGCGAGGGGAATTCCTGAGTTTAATGTATTTGACGGGCTGAATTTTTGCGCGGATTTATTAACTAAATTTGGCGGACACAAAGCGGCTGGCGGTTTTTCTATGCCGGCTCAGAATCTCGAAGAATTCCGCAATCAACTGTCAATTTTTGCCAATCAATGTTTGCAGCCGGAACACCTAAAACCGCTGGTTGCAGTTGACGTGCGAGCAGATTTGGCTGAAATTAATCTCGACCTTTACCGACAAATTGATGCTCTGGAACCTTGCGGGATTGAAAATAAGGCTCCTGTCTTTTGGACGCCTAATGTTTGCATAACTGAACAGAAAATTGTTGGTAAAGGAGGTCACGTTAAACTAACTGCAACTCAAGATGGAAAAGCATCGGCTAGTGTGAAGGCGATTGCTTGGCGTTGGGGGGAATATTTTCCTTTGCCTCGGCGGGTTGATATTGCTTACCGATTGCGGGAAAATAGTTTTAATGGGAAGACATCAGTGGAGTTAGAATTGTTGGGTGTCCGGCTGCCCGCAAATGCTGCTACTTCCAGGCCACCGAGGTTGGGAAAAGTTGAGTTTGATTACTGCGATCGCACTTATTCTTGCAGTCTATCTCCCGCCGGGTCGATCGAGGAATTGAGAATTCGCAACTCTCAAGGCCAAGTTCTGGCTGTTTCACCCGGACAAAACATCGGTTTGTTAGGTAACTCCCGCAAAGATGCTAGAGAAGTCGATGTATCTCTACCTTTTTTTGAGAATTTGATTCAAACTGCTAAACACGCCCTGGGTATTTGA